A genomic region of Vitreimonas flagellata contains the following coding sequences:
- the fliP gene encoding flagellar type III secretion system pore protein FliP (The bacterial flagellar biogenesis protein FliP forms a type III secretion system (T3SS)-type pore required for flagellar assembly.), translating into MSALSGATYAFAAAGPALSIDLGTGDGLTARVLQLTALITVLSLAPSIIIMTTSFVRIVVVLSLLRTAIGLQQAPPNVVIISLSLFLTAFVMQPVWNASYEAGIGPVMREEMPLDEAFPRIVEPLKAFMASQTREDDLALFIDMARLETPPQSATDVPLRVMAPAFMISELRRAFEIGFMLFIPFVIIDLVVASLLMAMGMMMMPPVTVSLPFKLIFFVLVDGWRLVAGSLVESFNAGVPPGG; encoded by the coding sequence ATGTCAGCGCTGTCGGGCGCGACGTATGCGTTTGCGGCGGCGGGGCCGGCGCTGTCGATTGATCTTGGCACCGGCGATGGGCTGACGGCGCGGGTGCTACAGCTGACGGCTTTGATCACGGTGCTTTCGCTGGCGCCGTCGATCATCATCATGACGACAAGCTTCGTGCGCATCGTGGTGGTGCTCTCGCTGTTGCGGACTGCCATCGGCCTGCAGCAGGCGCCGCCGAACGTGGTGATCATCTCGCTTTCTCTGTTCTTGACGGCGTTCGTGATGCAGCCGGTTTGGAATGCCTCCTATGAAGCGGGCATTGGGCCGGTGATGCGCGAGGAAATGCCGCTCGACGAGGCGTTCCCGCGGATTGTGGAGCCGCTGAAAGCCTTCATGGCGTCGCAAACGCGGGAAGACGATCTGGCCCTCTTCATCGATATGGCGCGTCTGGAAACGCCGCCTCAGAGCGCGACGGATGTGCCGCTGCGGGTGATGGCGCCGGCGTTCATGATTTCGGAGCTGCGGCGGGCGTTCGAGATCGGGTTCATGCTGTTCATACCCTTTGTGATCATCGATCTCGTGGTGGCCTCATTGCTGATGGCCATGGGTATGATGATGATGCCGCCTGTGACCGTAAGCTTGCCGTTCAAGCTGATCTTCTTCGTCCTGGTGGACGGATGGCGATTGGTGGCGGGCTCCCTGGTGGAGAGCTTCAACGCGGGTGTCCCGCCGGGCGGATAG
- the fliR gene encoding flagellar biosynthetic protein FliR, which translates to MELSLYGVDVWSAALLFARIAGVIMLLPGFSEPAIPARVRLGFALVLAICLAPTLADRVPDAATSAWGMAFQVSSEALIGILIGGAARFLMTALATAGQIVGLEIGLAFAQTADPTMTQSGQLTSVFLSMLGLALMFATGLHHMFLQGVVGSYDLISLGAPPPVGDAADLALTTAATSFRVGFQIAMPVVAAGLIFRVGLGVLSRLIPQIQVFFIIMPLQILGGLVVFALGLSTGMLIWLDSMQSYALWVR; encoded by the coding sequence ATGGAGCTCTCGCTCTACGGCGTCGATGTTTGGAGCGCGGCGCTCCTATTCGCGCGCATTGCTGGCGTGATCATGCTGCTGCCCGGCTTCAGTGAACCGGCGATTCCCGCGCGCGTGCGCTTGGGTTTTGCGTTGGTGTTGGCGATCTGCTTGGCGCCGACGCTTGCCGATCGCGTGCCAGATGCGGCGACGAGCGCATGGGGCATGGCGTTTCAAGTCTCGAGCGAAGCTTTGATCGGTATCTTAATCGGCGGGGCTGCGCGTTTCTTGATGACGGCGTTGGCGACGGCGGGTCAGATCGTCGGCCTGGAAATTGGCCTGGCGTTCGCGCAAACGGCTGACCCGACGATGACGCAATCCGGTCAGCTCACGTCGGTGTTCTTGAGCATGCTTGGTCTGGCGCTGATGTTCGCGACTGGCCTGCATCACATGTTTCTGCAAGGCGTTGTGGGCTCGTACGATTTAATCTCGCTAGGAGCGCCGCCACCTGTCGGCGACGCGGCGGATTTGGCGCTGACGACAGCGGCGACATCGTTCCGCGTTGGCTTTCAGATCGCGATGCCTGTGGTGGCGGCGGGACTGATTTTTCGCGTGGGTCTGGGCGTGCTCTCTCGTTTGATCCCGCAAATCCAAGTGTTCTTTATCATCATGCCGCTGCAAATCCTGGGCGGCTTGGTGGTGTTCGCGCTCGGTCTATCGACGGGCATGCTGATCTGGCTCGACAGCATGCAATCCTATGCGTTGTGGGTGAGGTGA
- the flhB gene encoding flagellar biosynthesis protein FlhB codes for MAADDDDKTEEPTPRKLDQAREKGDIVYSTEVGAALSLVAATAFVAFMAGPITKQMGESFIGFLAMPDQLSTDPRSLTVIMGAIGIKLLAIFGLTAIALAVSGIAARYVQDRPTFTAERLQPKLDKLNPMEGFKRTFGKQAFATFLKSLAKLVLVGAVLGWVLWPHDAVIENMSLLDPGALLPWIQDRVVAMLMALASAAALLAAVDYVFTRQSYMERMKMSRREIKEEFRQNDGDPMVKAKLRQIRMERSRQRMMQNVPKASVIITNPTHYAVALRYEPGEIGAPVCLAKGVDATALKIREIAEEHNIPIVEEPPLARALFATAEIDEPIPREHYEAVAKVIGFIMRMAHRRGRPRRNL; via the coding sequence ATGGCCGCTGATGATGATGACAAAACAGAAGAGCCGACACCGCGAAAACTAGATCAGGCGCGCGAGAAGGGCGACATCGTCTATTCGACGGAAGTGGGCGCTGCACTCTCGTTGGTGGCCGCGACAGCGTTCGTCGCGTTCATGGCCGGGCCGATCACAAAGCAGATGGGTGAGAGCTTCATCGGCTTCCTCGCCATGCCAGATCAGCTTTCGACGGACCCGCGCTCGCTCACGGTGATCATGGGCGCGATCGGTATCAAGCTGTTGGCGATCTTCGGGCTCACCGCGATCGCGCTCGCCGTGAGCGGCATCGCCGCGCGCTATGTGCAGGATCGCCCAACCTTCACCGCCGAGCGGTTGCAGCCGAAACTCGACAAGCTCAATCCCATGGAGGGCTTCAAGCGCACCTTCGGCAAGCAGGCGTTTGCGACGTTTCTTAAGTCGCTGGCGAAGCTTGTGCTCGTCGGCGCTGTCTTGGGATGGGTGCTGTGGCCGCACGACGCGGTGATCGAGAATATGTCGCTGCTGGACCCCGGCGCGCTGCTGCCGTGGATTCAGGATCGCGTGGTGGCGATGCTGATGGCGCTGGCGAGCGCGGCGGCCTTGTTGGCGGCTGTGGATTACGTCTTCACGCGGCAATCCTACATGGAACGCATGAAAATGAGCCGGCGGGAGATCAAAGAGGAATTCCGCCAGAACGACGGTGACCCGATGGTCAAAGCCAAGCTGCGACAAATCCGCATGGAACGGTCGCGGCAACGCATGATGCAGAACGTGCCCAAGGCGAGCGTGATCATTACGAACCCGACTCACTACGCCGTGGCGTTACGGTATGAGCCTGGCGAAATCGGTGCGCCGGTGTGCTTGGCGAAGGGCGTGGACGCGACCGCGCTCAAAATTCGTGAGATCGCTGAAGAACATAACATTCCGATCGTGGAAGAACCGCCGCTGGCGCGGGCGCTGTTTGCGACCGCCGAGATCGACGAGCCGATACCTCGGGAACATTACGAGGCGGTGGCCAAGGTCATCGGCTTCATCATGCGTATGGCCCACCGACGCGGCCGGCCCAGAAGAAACTTGTAG
- the dxs gene encoding 1-deoxy-D-xylulose-5-phosphate synthase encodes MAPQNSTPLLDQIKFPADLRKLDANQLQQVADELRAETISAVSTTGGHLGAGLGVVELTVALHYVFDTPRDIVIWDVGHQAYPHKILTGRRDRIRTLRTGGGLSGFTKRAESEYDPFGAAHAATSISAALGFAVARDKRGDDNSVIAVIGDGSISAGMAYEAMNNAAESTKRLIVILNDNDMSIAPPVGGMSSYLGRLASSKTYRRLRKTAKSVAEHLPAPIHDVGKKVEEYARTLVTGGTFFEELGFHYLGPFDGHDLDTLTLILKNAKEFTDRPVLIHVVTKKGKGYAPAENAADKYHGVTKFNVFTGEQAKGASAPSYTKVFAQSLVRQAEKDKRVVAVTAAMPSGTGLDIFGKQFPDRTFDVGIAEQHAVTFAAGLAADGMKPFAAIYSTFLQRGYDQVVHDVAIQKLPVRFAMDRAGLVGADGPTHAGSFDVGFMGALPGMVLMAAADGNELSRMVATAAAIDDAPSAFRYPRGDADGVLGPDCDTPLEIGKGRILREGTSVALLNFGARMSEANKAADKLAAMGLSTTLADARFAKPLDEDLIRRLAREHEVLLTIEEGAEGGFGAFVLHFMARDGLLDRGVKIRTLTLPDIFQDQDKPEAMYAAAGLDADAIANAALLALGRGVNEARA; translated from the coding sequence ATGGCCCCGCAGAATTCGACCCCCTTGCTCGACCAAATCAAGTTCCCGGCGGACCTCCGCAAGCTTGATGCGAACCAGTTGCAACAAGTGGCGGACGAGCTGCGCGCCGAAACCATCAGCGCCGTCTCAACCACGGGCGGCCATCTGGGCGCGGGCCTCGGCGTCGTCGAGCTCACGGTGGCGCTGCACTACGTGTTCGACACCCCGCGCGACATCGTCATCTGGGACGTCGGCCACCAAGCCTATCCGCACAAAATCCTGACCGGCCGGCGCGATCGCATTCGCACATTGCGTACCGGCGGCGGCCTCTCCGGCTTCACCAAGCGCGCCGAGAGCGAATACGATCCGTTCGGCGCAGCGCACGCCGCGACCTCAATCAGCGCAGCGCTTGGCTTTGCGGTCGCGCGCGATAAGCGTGGTGACGACAACAGCGTGATCGCCGTCATCGGCGACGGCTCGATCTCGGCCGGCATGGCCTATGAGGCGATGAACAACGCGGCTGAGAGCACCAAGCGGCTCATCGTCATTCTCAACGACAACGATATGTCGATCGCGCCGCCCGTGGGCGGCATGAGCTCGTATCTCGGTCGTCTGGCGTCCTCGAAGACCTATCGCCGCCTGCGCAAGACGGCGAAATCGGTGGCAGAGCATTTGCCGGCGCCGATCCATGATGTGGGCAAGAAGGTCGAGGAATACGCGCGCACGCTCGTCACCGGCGGCACCTTCTTCGAAGAGCTGGGCTTCCATTATCTCGGGCCGTTCGACGGTCACGATCTCGATACGCTGACGCTGATCCTCAAGAACGCCAAGGAATTCACCGATCGCCCGGTGCTGATCCATGTCGTCACCAAGAAGGGCAAGGGCTACGCGCCGGCGGAGAACGCCGCCGACAAATATCACGGCGTCACCAAGTTCAACGTCTTTACCGGCGAGCAAGCCAAGGGCGCATCGGCGCCGAGTTACACCAAAGTGTTCGCGCAATCGCTCGTGCGCCAGGCCGAGAAGGACAAGCGCGTCGTCGCCGTCACCGCCGCGATGCCGTCAGGCACCGGGCTCGACATTTTCGGCAAGCAATTCCCGGATCGCACCTTCGACGTCGGCATTGCCGAGCAGCACGCGGTCACGTTCGCGGCGGGCCTTGCCGCTGACGGTATGAAGCCGTTCGCCGCGATCTATTCGACCTTCCTGCAGCGCGGCTACGACCAAGTCGTGCACGACGTCGCCATCCAAAAGCTGCCCGTGCGTTTCGCCATGGATCGCGCCGGCCTCGTCGGCGCGGACGGCCCGACGCACGCGGGCAGCTTCGACGTCGGCTTCATGGGCGCGCTGCCGGGCATGGTGCTGATGGCCGCCGCTGACGGCAACGAGCTCTCGCGCATGGTCGCCACCGCCGCCGCGATCGACGATGCGCCCAGCGCCTTCCGCTATCCGCGCGGCGACGCCGACGGCGTGCTCGGGCCCGATTGCGACACGCCGCTCGAAATCGGCAAGGGCCGCATCCTGCGCGAAGGCACGTCCGTGGCGCTGCTCAATTTCGGCGCGCGCATGTCGGAAGCCAACAAGGCCGCCGACAAGCTCGCCGCGATGGGGCTTTCGACAACGCTGGCTGACGCGCGTTTCGCCAAGCCGCTCGACGAAGATCTGATCCGCCGCCTCGCACGCGAGCACGAAGTTCTGCTTACGATCGAAGAGGGCGCGGAGGGCGGCTTCGGCGCGTTCGTGCTGCACTTCATGGCGCGCGACGGCTTGCTCGACCGCGGCGTCAAAATCCGCACGCTCACGCTGCCCGACATCTTCCAGGATCAGGACAAGCCGGAAGCCATGTACGCCGCCGCAGGCCTCGACGCCGACGCCATCGCCAACGCAGCACTGCTGGCGCTCGGCCGCGGCGTGAACGAGGCGCGGGCTTAA
- a CDS encoding DUF885 domain-containing protein, producing the protein MNITRRHALLTASALAVAGCSTATEMTDPGSELGAFFEEQFEAVVASSPELATQLGDRRGYDRWDDETEAFAEAQLQRARTAREYMLSHFDPARLTPQDRLSYRLFDMGVARQEENWRWRNHGYIFNHHAGAQSNLPAFLINAHQVTNVSDAEAYVARLNGLRAKMDQLIANSEAAAAQGIMPPRFSYEGTLSSSRNVIAGAPFGEGPDSPLWDDFQSKVSALQIAQSDQDRLLGDGRAALLNSVKPAYERLIAVLTAQQARAGDDDGAWKLPDGDEYYAARLRLFTTTNMSADEIHNTGLAAVARIHEEMRGVMRQVYFTGDLAAFFQFMESDPRFYVADTVEGRADYVRRATAAIDAMRARLPQYFGRLPRAPLEVRPVEPFRERAAGLAFYERPAADGSRPAIYYVNTFDVHAIPTYQLEALAYHEGIPGHHMQIAIAQELEGVPRFRRFLTFYTAYTEGWGLYAERLGKEMGGYQDPYSEFGRLVLELRRAIRLVVDTGLHSRRWTRQQAIDYILANQPAGEREAARDIGRYIVNPGQATAYMVGQMEILRLREAARTAMGARFSLSGFHDAVLANGAVPLEVLGELVRDWSRA; encoded by the coding sequence ATGAACATCACCCGCCGCCACGCCCTGCTTACCGCTTCCGCCCTGGCCGTCGCTGGTTGTAGCACCGCAACGGAGATGACCGATCCGGGTTCGGAATTAGGCGCCTTCTTCGAGGAGCAATTCGAAGCCGTCGTCGCCTCCTCCCCAGAGCTCGCGACCCAACTCGGCGACCGGCGCGGCTATGATCGCTGGGACGACGAGACAGAGGCCTTCGCCGAAGCTCAATTGCAGCGCGCCCGCACCGCGCGCGAATACATGCTCTCGCATTTCGACCCCGCGCGTCTTACGCCGCAGGATCGCCTCTCCTATCGCCTGTTCGACATGGGCGTCGCGCGCCAGGAAGAGAATTGGCGTTGGCGCAATCACGGCTACATCTTCAATCACCACGCCGGCGCGCAATCGAACCTGCCCGCGTTCCTGATCAACGCGCACCAAGTCACCAACGTCTCTGACGCCGAAGCCTATGTCGCGCGCCTCAACGGACTGCGCGCCAAGATGGATCAGCTGATCGCCAATTCCGAAGCCGCCGCAGCACAAGGCATTATGCCGCCGCGATTCTCCTACGAAGGCACGCTGTCTTCGAGCCGTAACGTCATCGCCGGCGCGCCATTCGGCGAAGGCCCCGACAGCCCGCTCTGGGACGATTTCCAATCCAAAGTGAGCGCGCTGCAGATCGCGCAAAGCGACCAGGATCGCTTGCTTGGCGACGGCCGCGCCGCGCTGCTCAATTCGGTGAAGCCAGCGTATGAGCGCCTCATCGCCGTGCTCACCGCCCAACAAGCACGCGCCGGTGACGATGACGGCGCGTGGAAATTGCCGGACGGTGACGAATATTACGCGGCCCGCCTGCGCCTCTTCACCACCACGAACATGAGCGCTGACGAGATCCACAACACCGGTCTCGCCGCCGTCGCCCGCATCCACGAGGAAATGCGCGGCGTCATGCGGCAGGTCTATTTCACCGGCGACCTCGCGGCCTTCTTCCAATTCATGGAATCCGACCCGCGCTTCTACGTCGCCGACACCGTCGAGGGCCGCGCCGATTATGTGCGCCGAGCCACCGCCGCGATCGACGCGATGCGCGCGCGTCTGCCGCAATATTTCGGCCGCCTGCCGCGCGCGCCGTTGGAAGTGCGCCCGGTCGAGCCGTTCCGCGAACGCGCCGCGGGCCTTGCCTTCTACGAGCGCCCCGCCGCCGACGGCTCACGCCCGGCGATCTATTACGTCAACACCTTCGATGTGCACGCCATCCCGACCTACCAGCTCGAAGCACTCGCCTATCACGAAGGAATCCCTGGCCATCACATGCAGATCGCCATCGCCCAGGAGCTGGAGGGCGTGCCGCGCTTTCGCCGCTTCCTGACCTTCTACACCGCCTACACTGAAGGCTGGGGCCTCTACGCCGAACGCCTCGGCAAGGAAATGGGCGGCTATCAGGACCCGTATTCGGAGTTCGGCCGCCTCGTGCTCGAGCTCCGCCGCGCTATCCGCCTCGTCGTCGACACAGGCCTCCATTCCAGGCGTTGGACCCGACAGCAAGCGATCGACTACATTCTGGCGAACCAGCCGGCCGGCGAACGCGAGGCCGCCCGCGACATCGGTCGCTACATCGTCAACCCAGGCCAAGCGACCGCCTACATGGTCGGTCAAATGGAAATCCTGCGCCTGCGCGAAGCAGCCCGCACCGCGATGGGCGCGCGCTTCTCGCTCTCGGGTTTCCACGACGCGGTGCTCGCCAATGGCGCAGTGCCGCTCGAAGTGTTGGGCGAACTCGTCCGCGACTGGAGCCGCGCCTAA
- a CDS encoding polyprenyl synthetase family protein — MSLFETRLKEAAERVNAALDGLLPREQGSEARLMSAMRYSALDGGKRLRPFFTLEAGRLFDADETYLLRTGVALECVHTYSLIHDDLPCMDDDDLRRGRPTLHKAFDEATAVLAGDALLTFAFEVLADPATHSDPQMRCKLIAGLAKASGAVGMVAGQAADMAGEDIGSDLIAVTRMNRLKTGALINFAVDAGALIGCCSEAERTALNRYAHDIGLTFQMVDDLLDAEGVVRDTGKAVGKDKDRGKVNFVTVMGVEATRERVGMLADQAKRHLAMFGPRARVLVEAVDFVVERRF, encoded by the coding sequence ATGTCTCTATTCGAAACCCGCCTCAAAGAAGCCGCCGAAAGGGTTAACGCTGCGCTGGATGGCTTGCTGCCGCGCGAGCAGGGTTCCGAGGCGCGCCTGATGAGCGCGATGCGTTATTCCGCGCTCGACGGCGGCAAACGCTTGCGTCCGTTCTTCACGCTCGAAGCGGGACGCTTGTTTGATGCGGACGAGACGTATCTGCTGCGCACGGGTGTAGCGCTTGAGTGCGTGCACACGTACTCGCTCATTCACGACGATCTGCCGTGCATGGATGATGACGATCTGCGTCGCGGCCGGCCGACTTTGCACAAGGCGTTCGATGAGGCGACGGCCGTGCTCGCGGGCGATGCGTTGCTGACGTTCGCGTTCGAAGTGCTCGCCGATCCTGCGACGCACTCCGATCCGCAAATGCGCTGCAAGTTGATCGCGGGACTTGCGAAGGCGTCCGGCGCTGTCGGCATGGTGGCGGGGCAAGCCGCGGACATGGCCGGCGAAGACATCGGCTCGGATCTCATCGCGGTGACGCGCATGAACCGATTGAAGACGGGCGCGCTGATCAATTTTGCCGTCGACGCCGGCGCGTTGATCGGTTGCTGCTCGGAAGCGGAGCGCACCGCGCTCAATCGCTACGCGCACGATATCGGCCTTACATTCCAGATGGTGGACGATCTGCTCGACGCCGAAGGCGTGGTGCGCGACACCGGCAAAGCGGTCGGCAAGGACAAGGATCGCGGCAAGGTAAATTTCGTCACCGTGATGGGCGTCGAAGCCACGCGCGAACGCGTCGGCATGTTGGCCGACCAAGCCAAGCGCCACCTCGCCATGTTTGGCCCGCGCGCACGCGTGTTGGTCGAAGCCGTGGACTTCGTGGTTGAGCGGCGCTTTTAG
- a CDS encoding flagellar hook-basal body complex protein FliE: protein MAVDPLSAARAYQQAAQAMQRSGEAAGADQMDFGALVQDAVRQAGQSAGVAEQQSLAVAAGQADIVDVVTAIAAAETQLQTVIAVRDQVISAYQEILRMPI, encoded by the coding sequence ATGGCGGTTGATCCCCTTTCAGCAGCGCGCGCCTATCAACAAGCCGCGCAGGCGATGCAACGCAGCGGCGAAGCTGCGGGCGCGGACCAAATGGATTTCGGCGCGCTCGTGCAAGATGCCGTGCGCCAGGCTGGCCAAAGCGCTGGCGTTGCCGAACAACAATCGCTGGCGGTCGCTGCAGGCCAGGCTGACATCGTCGATGTCGTGACCGCGATTGCGGCGGCGGAAACGCAGCTGCAAACCGTGATCGCCGTGCGTGACCAAGTGATCAGCGCGTACCAAGAAATTCTGCGGATGCCGATCTAA
- a CDS encoding MBL fold metallo-hydrolase, with protein sequence MQTRIDEIASSVYRIASDVDTPDGAGFSFNQYLIAADEPLLWHTGPRRLFDATHAAIARVLAPSKLRWLGFSHFEADECGALNEFIAVAPNARPVCGRIGAMVSIGDVANAPPRALADGEVLDIGGARLAWYDTPHLPHGWDCGLVFDETRKLLFCGDLFTQGGKGHAPVIESDILGPSEAFRGPLDYFAHAPHTRAGLDKLAALKPETLACMHGSAWRGDGGALLRELAQRIG encoded by the coding sequence ATGCAGACGCGTATCGATGAAATTGCGTCGAGCGTTTATCGCATCGCCTCCGATGTCGATACTCCTGATGGCGCTGGCTTTTCCTTCAACCAATATCTCATCGCCGCTGACGAGCCGCTGCTCTGGCACACCGGCCCGCGCCGTTTGTTTGACGCCACCCACGCCGCCATTGCCCGCGTGCTCGCGCCTTCAAAATTGCGTTGGCTCGGCTTTTCGCATTTCGAGGCCGACGAGTGCGGCGCGCTCAATGAGTTTATCGCCGTTGCGCCCAATGCGCGGCCCGTATGCGGCCGCATCGGCGCGATGGTGTCGATCGGCGACGTGGCCAACGCACCGCCGCGCGCTTTGGCCGACGGCGAAGTCCTGGATATCGGCGGCGCGCGGCTGGCCTGGTACGACACGCCGCATCTGCCGCACGGGTGGGATTGCGGCCTCGTGTTCGATGAGACGCGTAAGCTCCTTTTCTGCGGCGATCTTTTCACGCAAGGCGGCAAGGGCCACGCGCCGGTGATCGAGAGCGACATCCTCGGCCCCAGCGAAGCGTTTCGTGGCCCCTTGGATTATTTCGCGCACGCCCCGCACACCCGCGCCGGCCTCGACAAACTCGCCGCGCTCAAGCCCGAGACTCTCGCCTGCATGCACGGCAGCGCCTGGCGCGGAGACGGCGGGGCCTTGTTGAGGGAGCTGGCGCAAAGAATTGGGTAA
- a CDS encoding flagellar biosynthetic protein FliO has product MELLDWARSLFALIATLALILGVAYGARRLGMLQPTAQGPRRLKISESLMIDPRRRLVIVRCDGREHLMLLSPAGDVVVGETQAVEAAPSATGAESGA; this is encoded by the coding sequence GTGGAATTGTTGGATTGGGCGCGCAGCTTGTTTGCGCTGATTGCGACCCTGGCGCTGATCTTAGGTGTGGCTTACGGCGCGCGGCGGCTCGGCATGCTGCAACCGACCGCACAAGGCCCGCGCCGACTCAAGATATCCGAGAGCCTGATGATCGATCCGCGCCGGCGTCTAGTGATCGTGCGCTGCGATGGACGCGAACATCTGATGCTGTTGTCGCCGGCGGGCGATGTGGTGGTGGGCGAGACCCAAGCTGTTGAAGCTGCGCCGAGCGCGACTGGTGCGGAGAGTGGGGCGTGA
- the flgB gene encoding flagellar basal body rod protein FlgB codes for MDLANSPFFGLLRQRLDHLSERQRLISENIANASTPGYRPRDLDTTSFDRMLASAANSGGVTVARTNPGHMSSGGGGGGSGVQVVTRDDSETTIDGNAVVLEEQMARAAETRMQFETGLALYQKGLDLVRLASRAPGR; via the coding sequence ATGGACCTCGCCAATTCCCCGTTCTTCGGATTGTTGCGCCAACGACTCGACCATTTGTCTGAGCGTCAGCGCCTCATTTCCGAGAACATCGCCAATGCGTCGACGCCCGGTTATCGCCCGCGCGACCTCGACACGACGAGCTTTGACCGCATGCTCGCTTCGGCCGCCAATAGCGGCGGCGTGACGGTCGCCCGCACCAATCCCGGCCACATGAGCAGCGGCGGCGGCGGCGGCGGCTCTGGCGTGCAGGTCGTTACGCGTGATGACTCCGAAACCACGATCGACGGCAACGCAGTCGTGCTCGAAGAGCAGATGGCGCGCGCCGCCGAGACGCGGATGCAATTCGAAACCGGCTTAGCGCTCTACCAAAAAGGCCTAGACCTCGTGCGCCTCGCATCGCGCGCGCCAGGAAGATAA
- the fliQ gene encoding flagellar biosynthesis protein FliQ has translation MSGAEVLDLGREAIWVTVLVAAGPMIVGLVVGLVVSLLQTLTQIQEQTLVFVPKILAIFFAILLFLPIMGGLLGGFMDGIFERIANY, from the coding sequence ATGTCCGGAGCAGAAGTCCTCGACCTTGGGCGCGAGGCGATCTGGGTGACGGTGCTGGTGGCGGCGGGGCCGATGATCGTCGGCCTCGTGGTCGGCCTTGTCGTGTCCTTGCTGCAGACGCTCACCCAGATCCAGGAGCAGACGCTCGTGTTCGTGCCGAAGATCCTCGCGATCTTCTTCGCCATCCTACTTTTCCTGCCGATCATGGGCGGCCTTCTCGGCGGCTTCATGGACGGCATCTTCGAACGCATCGCGAATTACTGA
- the flgC gene encoding flagellar basal body rod protein FlgC produces MTDINSAIAAAASGMRAQTVRMRVAAENVANANSTGANPNEEPFRRRVPLLESTTLANGAQGVEVQGTAYDMSDFRQEYNPTHPAADSDGYVRLPNVDTLVEMMDMREATRAYEANLNMIEAARGMTNRALELLRR; encoded by the coding sequence ATGACCGATATCAACTCAGCCATCGCCGCTGCAGCTTCCGGCATGCGCGCCCAAACGGTGCGGATGCGCGTCGCCGCCGAAAACGTGGCCAACGCCAACTCCACCGGCGCCAATCCGAACGAAGAGCCCTTCCGCCGCCGCGTGCCGCTGCTCGAAAGCACGACGCTGGCGAACGGCGCTCAAGGCGTCGAAGTGCAGGGCACCGCCTATGACATGAGCGACTTTCGCCAGGAATATAACCCCACGCACCCGGCCGCTGATAGCGACGGTTATGTGCGGCTGCCCAACGTCGATACGCTCGTTGAGATGATGGACATGCGCGAAGCCACGCGCGCCTACGAAGCAAACTTGAACATGATCGAAGCCGCGCGAGGCATGACCAATCGCGCGCTCGAATTGCTGCGGAGATAA